The sequence CATATTTTGGGTCCTAAGAAAATAAGTCCAAGGAATAAATGTATAATTGATTATTTGTTGGGTGTTGTTGGTAGAGAAaagttaatttttgtttttgatttgctTCTGTAAAAAGAGGACGAAATGTTAGTGGTGAATTATCTTGGTAAGGTTTGATAGGAAGTGTTTGTGTATTTAGAAATAGTTCGTATTTCGATATTAATGTGTGTTTCTCTTGTGTAGCTGAAAAATACCTAAGTGTGTCTGCTGCGAGTTTGAGAGTTCGTCTCAAGAcaaaaaatttggaaaaagaGGGTTCGTCTTCAATCCTCGGAAAAGGAGATGGTGAGGGGGAGGTCAATTAACCGAGTCGAGGGAGGAagaagaatatttttaaaatgagaAAATCTGACCTTATCGATATTGATGCATCCGATGACTTAGTGGAAAAGTCGAAAGAGATTCCTTTGGAAGATCTGGCTACGTTTGTAAGTAATCAAtaaaaattgcatggttttgccGATGATGGTGATGGTTCTTCAATATGGAATAAAAATTTTCCTTCATGGTTGTTGCGAATGAGACATTGCAGTCCTCATTCAATGTGGATTTGGTGAACAAGATTGGGGATGTTGCAATTGATCAATACCTACAGGTATGAGTTGATTatgtatatttataaaatatcGAAAAAATTAGTTAGTTGATAAATTTTCATTTATTTAAGTGCTCAGATTCCATTTGGCAAGCATTGGTCGAAGTCGGGAGATGAAACAAAAGAAGCTGTCAGAGAAAACTGATGAGTTGGCCAAATTAAAAAGTAATTTAGATAAGAAGGATGATATCATAGCCGAGTTAAAAAGAAATTGtcggaaaaagaagaagagctaAAAACTGTTAAGAGTAGTTATGAGAAAGAGACGGAGTTGCTGAAGAAGAGAGATAGTAATCTCTCTACTATGAATATCCAAATGACTGAGGTGActgtaaaattaaaaaatttgaaaaacagtaGGCAAACAAAAATTTTAGATGTCTTTGCTGAAGGTTTTGAGTGTGCTGTTACTCAAGCGAAGTTGTTAGCTATAATATTGCTTTAAAGAAGAAATATTCCAAGTGTTAGGTAACATTGTACCATCTAAATATTTGAGCTTATAAGCTCCTTTTCCGAGGACTTCAAGGATTCTTAGTGGGCCTTCCCATTTGTCAGCGAGCTTTCCATGGGATGGAGGTCGTCTAGCTTGCTCGATCTTTCTGAGTACTAAGTCGCCAACTTGAAAGGAGTGAGGATTGACCTTTTGATTGTACTGCCTAGCTATGTGTTGTTGCATTGCTCAATGGTGGACAGAGGCTATGTCTCTGATTTCTTCAATTAAATCGAGTTCGACTCTCCGAGCTTTATCATGATTAGttgcttatgttcttagtaaaGATTGAGAAATCTCCAAAGGAATCATGATATCGGATCCGTAGACTAAACGGAACAGGGTTTCCTTAGTAGTAGAATGTGCAGTGGTGTTATAGCCACAAAGGATTTCTGGAATCATCTCGACCCAAagtccttttgcatcatctaatttCTTTCTCAAAGCACGTAGGAcaactttgttggcagcttcagctaATTCGTTGTCTACAGATGTTCAACTGAAGAGAAGTGTTGTTGGATTTTCAAGTTTTGTAAAAAAGATATGAATTTCTGGTCGACAAACTGACAACCATTGTCAGTATAATATGATGAGGTATATCGAATCTACATATAATGTGTTTCTAAACAAAAGAAATCATTTATTGTGATGTGATTTTGGTCAATGGTTGTGCCTCAATTCATTTGGAAAAATAGTTAATTTCTACAACTAAAAATTTTACCTGTCCTGGTGCAATAGGAAAAGGGTCGAGGATGTCAATCCCCCACTAGTAGAATAGCCAACTTACCTCAGAGTGATGAAATAACTCACATGTATATTGGAGcatattttttttacaatttgtACAGGTTTTTACCTTTTGATAATAGTCTGTTTGTAAGCTCGGCTAGAAAAAACCTgctcaaaaattttggaggataAGCTTTGTGCTCCTATATGTGTTCTGCATATTCCTTCATGAACCTCGGCTAAGATAAGATTGGCTTCTGACCTATTTAGACAATTTAATAGAGGACGAGTATAGCCTCGTCTATACAGGTTATCATTTAACAATGTTAAGAATGAAGCTTGTCTCCTGAATTTTTTCAAATTTGTAATTTTAGGGGAGATATTTCCGGTTTTTAGATAATGGATGTAAGACCATTGCCAACCATCTTGTCAGCAATATGGAAAATGTTAATGAAATGGGTGCTTACTGTAATCAAAGTGGATTGTAAAAGAGTAGCAGTGTGTGGTTGTGTACTGGCGAGCTTTGATAAAATATCGGCTCGGTAATTCTGTTCTCTGGGAATAtgataaatttcaaatttaaaagaatGAGATATACATGTCTTGACAACATCTAAGTATTTTGTCAAGAGAGGATCTTTTACTTAAAAAGATTGGTTTACTTATTGTACTACCAGGAAAGAATTCATAATGTACCTTTATTGCAGAAATATTTAATTTGATGGCTAGCCTTAAGTCGGTAATGAGTGCTTCATATTCGGCCTGATTGTTGCTGGTCATGAAGGAGAAGCGTAGAGAATGTTCCAAAACTATTCCATTGGTGGTTTCAAGAATGATTCCTGCTCCCAACCACTGAGAGTTAGAGGCGCTATCGACGTATAGTGTCCATTCTGCTGGCAGGTCATCGAAAATAGGTGCAGTAAACTCGACAACAAAGTCGGtaaggtattgtgatttgattgagCCTTGGGATTGATATTTGATATCAAACTTGGATAATTCGATAGACCACTTTATTAATCATCCCGCCAGTTCTGGTTTTGTGAGCACTTATCATAGCGGTTTCTCAGTTCGGACATTGATGGTATGACTTTGGAAATAAGATCGGAGACGTCTAGCTAGCTGAGAATACTAAAGCAAGTGCGAGTTTTTCTATCTTTGGAATTTGGGTAGCGAAGCTCGGCATTTTGGAGTAATTTGCTAATGAAGTAAACATGCTATTGCATCTTGTTCTTTTCTAAAACAAGAACAGAATTAATTGCACAGTCAGTAATAGATAGATAAAGATAAAGCTCTTCTCCAAGTTCAGGTTTTTGCAAAATGGGAGGTTTTAAAAGAATAGTTTTTAAGTTTGAAAAAGCAGTTTCACATTCATCATCCATTtgaagttatttttctttttgagtgATTGAAAAAAGTAGAAAGATTTGGAAGCTAAACAGGGTAAGAATCTTGATAAAGCAGCGAGTCTCCCTATTTGTTGTTGGACCTCTGTAACTGTTTGAGGACTTTGCATCTCAAGAACAGCTTAGCATTTTTCAGGGTTTGCCTATATACCTCGGCTTGTCAGCATAAAGCCGAGAAGTTTACCTCCTTGGACACCAAAGGCACATTTCTCAGGGTTTAATCTCCTGTTGTACTTTTAGATTTGTGCAAAAATCTCCACAAGGTCGTCTACATGAGACTTTCCGACTTTAGTTTTTGCGtccatgtcatcaacatagattTCAATGTTCCGACCAATTTTCTTGGCTTATATTTTTGTCATAAGTCATTGGTAAGTAGCTCCTGCATTCTTAAGGCCAAAAGGCATAACTTTATAGCAAAAATTACCGTATTCAGTTATAAAAGTAGTTTTGTCTTGGTCTAATGGATGCATAaggatctggttataaccagagtatGTATCTATGAAACTTAAAGTGCCAAAGTCAAGTGAATTATCAACTGTTGCATCAATGGATGGTAAAGGGTATGCATCTTTAGGACATGTTTTGTTTAGATCGgtgaagtcgacgcacatgcgtcATTTACCATTATGTTTCTTTACCATGACAACACTGGCTAACTATGTTATGAATCTGAGCTGCAGATGAAGCTGGCATCGATGAGCTTTTTGGTCTCTTCCAAGGACGCTTGTTTCTTTTCCAATCTCAGGTTGCACTTTTTTGTGCTATAGGTCAAATTGACGGGTTTATCACCAGCTTATGAGATATTATTGAGAGATTGATGCCTGGCATGTCTACGGGTGTCCAGGCGAATAGATCGGCATTTTGTCCTTGGCACAGCTCTTCAATTTCCATTTTACCCTTAGTTTTTTCTCGAAACTCAACCAATGTTTTGGGCTTGGCCACTGTGATGGATTTTTGAAACTTTCCGGGGTGGAGTCCACTTTTTATAGCATGCAGATGTACTTCAGGGTGAAAGTTTGGGATGTTCATCGCTACTTTGCTGTAGGGGTGCACACGggtcgggtgaagccgggtttgatgtgacccagacccgacccgaaatatacaccgagtctatttattagacccgaacccggccctagacccgatgaaaccaatacactttcgggccacaattataccgggtgaaaatcgAGCCGTTAAAattacattacattacgttgatactttcttgtaagctagcatgtaaaaatatccaaatttccaagactccaaccattatttaacatggtaaaattcacttagaaaaatataacaagaaccaacctttcttcaaaattaaagcataaccacaatcaatactaatattgtttaataataccaaatatttaaatcaatacaaataacacaatattatgcattagtctaaagtcttatgcattctaaacataaaacattaacttatagtcttataatgactaataacacaaaatattaaggtttacaatacttaaattccacataagaatagtcatgatccattactaataacacaaaatattaattttgtatgatgaccgggccaccgagCCGACTTCGGGTGTCTCGAGCTAtggcccagacccgacccgaaataatgaccgggtttatttttgagacccttacccggccctaaacccgatgaaatcataCCAAATTAGCCCTCAAAGTGTTCGGGACTGGGCCGGACCGGGTCATGTGCACCCCTACTTTGGTGAAGCGGGTGACATACTCCCTTAAACTCTCATGTTGTCCTTGCTTGATAGTGTTTAGATAGTCGAAATCATGTAGATAGATGAAAGATGTAGCGAATTGATCTTCAAATTGCTGAGCGAACTCCTGAAAGCATAAAATGGAACCTGCaggcaaagatgaaaaccaatcaagtgcaggaccgtctaaaAAGGTAGGAAAACAACGACACAAAATAGGATCAGAAGCACCGTTCACTATCATCATAGATTGGAACTTTTTGATGTGCTTTTTCAGATCTCCCATGCCATCGTAGGGAGTCAGAGTTATTGGTAATGCAAACTTTTTGATGTGCTTTTTCACTTCGACGCTTAAGTTAGTAAGTAAATAATAGGCTTTGTAAATTACAATGATCTTAACAattttcttactttttttttatatatgaaaaTGAAGAGTAATGATTATGTCTCCGAATAATGACGTTTTAAATGAAGAGTAATAACATATCTGATATTTTAGTGCTTATTTAAATGACAGTTATTAACAATTGGTGTAGAACATTTATGACCGAGTTATAATATATACCCGATGTATAACGGTCGTatcaatttttaaatatataataattaattcaatAGTTGATTTTTAGTATACAttcggttttttttttatcaaaatctaCTATACCGCATGGTTAACGCAGTCATCATTAGTCACCGGATCGCATCTGTGCGGTGGTCCGGGACCAGCGATGACATGACATATTTTGTCTGCCGACGATGAAAAGCAGCTCAGATTTTCTTGCCTCGTAATTTCCCAAAACACGAGGGGCCTTTTGGGCACTCCGACCACATTTCCATGTCATCAGCAATGTGAGCTCAAACTACGAGGGGCAAAAGAGTCAATACACGAATACACACACGAGGCCCTATATATATTGTTGATTTGTTGTTTTTCCGAAACAAGAATCTTCAAGGCAGTGAGCGATCAGTTGAGTCTTGAACTTGATTGTGCCAAGTCAGAAACACAATATATAACTTCTTCCTAATCTTTTAATCTTGAGctttgctctctctctctctctctctctctctctctctctctctccactgCATTGAAGTTAGAGAAAACCGAACCTTCCTTGTTTCTTCAGATCCAACCTCCTCCCTCTCTATTTCATTCCACAAACCGCGGAATATTCTTCCAGGTATTCAATTTCTTTCACTTGCTTCCTTCACAATTATATAACAaactaatataataaataaacatatACACTATATATTTTGTTAGCTTCTGGATTTGATCGTGAATTATGCTTGAGCTCTggtaaattttattttctttcattttctacCGTTCCTTTTCGGGAATTAGAGTAGCTAGGCTTGGTTGACCGAACAATTGGTTTTTTTCTTTTATCAGCTTGAGCTCGGGGTTCCCAGCCtcattcttttttctctttctcaacCAATTCGATTGGTTTACTCCGCAAAAGGATATGATATGTCGTCTTTTACGCGCGAGGACAACTTTCTGTTCTCGTCCATTTTTTTCCTTCGTGGATGACTTTTTCATTCCTTTGACTTTCCCCTTCGGTGTGTTTTTTACAGTTTCGGTAACTCAATTTTTACTCTTCAATTTCCATGCCTTTGCGTGTGAACTtgatttcatttctaaataggaGACCGATAGAGATAGAGATTCTGTTCTATTGAAAAGTTAGGTTGACTTACTTGACTTTCGCCGTAGCAAGTGGAAGAAAAATTAAACTACTAATACTAAATATGTATTTCTACTACGACTACTACTACTATATGTTTTTATGTTTGTATGTTTGTAAAGGTTCAAAGTATATGCGGAAATATAAATGTGCATTTGTTCTCTGTTCTTTGAACACGTTGATAATGGAAACATGTATTTCTGTTAAATAAAATTCAGCTGGGTCCTTTACCGAGAAAAACAAAAGGAGGTCAGGTCTGGTACACAAATTAATTAAATGAAATAGTAATACCGCACAAATGCGATGTTTGAAAATTGTTGTTTGTCCTTTTTCTGAATTGAGATAAACAGAAACACGTTACCCTTTGTCTCTCCCATTTTCTGCATATATATGACATCATAGCGTGTTGTGAAGAACATGTTGGAGAAAGTGGAAGAGTTCAACATGGAGAAGGTGATCCAAGAGTTTGAGACACTTACAAAAGATGCCGGAAGGGTTCAGAGGGAAACCCTCAAGAGGATTCTGGAGGATAATGCTTCAGCTGAGTATTTGCAAAATTTGGGTCTCAACGGAAGAACTGACCCTGAAAGTTTCAAGGCTTGTGTACCACTTGTTACCCACAAAGAATTGGAGCCTTATATACATAGAATCATTGATGGAGACACTTCTTCTATTCTCACTGGAAAACCTATCACTACTATGTCATTAAGGTTCTTCTAATAATctcttcatttctttttttttaattccttTTTCATCTTAGGAGTAGTTGAATTCTTAAGGTTCTAATTAAGTTAAATACCTTCTTGCAGCTCTGGCACTACTCAGGGGAAGCCAAAATATCTGCCATGGAATGATGAATTGTTTGAAACCACTATGCAGATATATCAGACCTCTTTTGCCTATAGGAATAGGTATGTATCTATGTATATATGTTCGTGTTTAAAGCTTGCAACTATTTATGCTAATCCACGCAAAATTTGCAACATCTTATTATATACAATTGCTTAATTATTCTGCAGAGAGTTCCCTATCAAGAATGGGAAGGCTTTGAGCTTCATATACAGCAGCAAACAGTTCAAAACAAAAGGGGGTGTGGCAGCCGGAACTGCCACAACCAATGTGTTTCGCAATTCGCGGTACAAGCGGGAGATGAAGGCACTCCAATCCCAATGTTGCAGCCCAGATGAAGTGATATTCGGCCCTGACTTCTTTCAATCACTCTACTGCCACCTCTTATGTGGACTAATCTTCCATGAAGAAGTTCAGCTTGTTTCGTCCGTATTTGCACACAGCATTGTCCATGCTTTTAGAACATTCGAACAGGTATGGGAAGAGCTTTGCACTGATATCAAACAAGGTGTCCTCAGCAGCCGGATCACCGTTCCATCGATCCGAGCAGTCATGTCCAAGCTCCTAAAACCGAACCCAGAGCTTGCCAACCTGATCCATGCAAAATGTGTGGGATTGAGCAACTGGTATGGCCTAATACCAGAGCTTTTTCCTAATGCAAAGTATGTGTACGGAATAATGACAGGGTCAATGGAGCcatatttgaaaaagatgaggCATTATGCTGGGGAGCTGCCATTGTTGACCGCTGACTATGGATCCTCTGAAGGGTGGATTGCTGCAAATGTGAACCCAAGACTTGCACCTGAATTTGCTACTTATGCTGTGCTTCCTCAAATTGGTTACTTTGAATTCATTCCACTCACACAGCTTGAAAATAATGATGCTTCTTCTTCATTCCTCTCTATTGATCTCAACCCAGTGGGCCTCACTGAGGTCAAGGTTGGTGAGGAGTACGAAATTGTCATCACCAATCCAGCAGGTACTTTAACTACCGCCAGTACACTATTTCTTCCCAATTTCCTTCCCATCCCATTAATGAATCATGACTATTTAAATCTAAAGGGGAACGCATTGATACTATTTGAGTTCTGTTTCATACGTAGATGAGGTATGTAAATAATTAGTTTGGTGAATAATTACTATAATTAATGTAGTAATATTAATGGCAAAGGTGTCCACCACAAGTCCACTGGGGCCAAGGGCCAAAGTGGAAAATACTAGATATGCATTCATCATTAAGTGCTTATAATATTATAGACAAGGACGTACGGGTTCTTTATTCGTTTTTCTCTTCCTTGAAAATgatatttatttactttatttagacacattttaaatttaaaaatacgaaagtaaatgaataaataatatTTCAACAATTTTTTGTGTGCAAATAGCATATTTCCTCCTAGACTAGATTCTGGTTAGGTTAGTCTAAGGAGAAGAAATGAAAAAGGGTGCTTTTTACACACTGTTATTTGACCTTTATGGGACCTAACTTGAAAGAAATTTCTTGCTACTGAATTCTAAAGGTACATCACACCTAaccagatcaagaaaatatatatatattctaatgtTCTTGCAAGTAAAGACCCTATTCTTAGGTTATTATTGGCAACTAATCTTGGATTTATAAATTCAAGAAAATTGCATATTAATAATGTTTTTCACATGTGGGGGAAAATTCCATGGCAGGTTTATACAGGTATAGGCTAGGGGACGTTGTGAAGGTTATGGGATTCCATAACTCAAGTCCAGAACTGAAATTCGTTCGTCGGAGCAGTCTTCTTCTTACCATCAACATTGACAAGAACACCGAGGCGGATTTGCAGTTGGCGGTGGAAGCGGCGGGGAAAGTGTTGGCAGAGGAGAAACTAGAAGTAGTTGACTTCACCAGCCATGTTGACTTGTCAAAGGAGCCAGGGCATTATGTTATATTCTGGGAAATCAATGGAGAAGCTAGTGAACAAGTTCTTGGTGAATGCTGCAACTGTTTGGACAGGTCCTTTGTTGATGCAGGGTACACTAGCTCCCGCAAGGTCAACTGCATTGGGCCCCTCGAACTCCGACTTGTTAGGAGGGGAACATTCCAGAAGATTCTAGAACATTACCTTGGACTTGGAGCTACTGTTAGTCAGTATAAGACTCCAAGATGTGTAGGCCCTACAAACCCCACTGTCTTGCAAATCTTGACTGATAATGTTGTCAAAACCTATCTCAGTACTGCTTTCAAttgaaattaataataataattggcaATTTGCAAGCTAACTAGCTAGTATTTAAATTGCCTCTTAGTTTAGAcagaaatatatataatttttacaaTCTCAATCTATAAAAATTACCGTAGTTTTACAATCTTGTGcagttctctctctctttctcttgacTCTTTACAATTCATATTATGACGAATTCGATCAATCATGAATATATATTATAATGGCATGGCCATCTTAAGCAATCTCAGTAACAGTGACTCTAATTCGCTAAAGCACGTGGTTGTCGAAGGTATGGGTGAAAATCATATGATGAATCCATCGAATATAAAACAAAAATTGCTTACATTGTTTATGTATATTTAAGAAATTGAATTATCTAAAAGGTTGGAGACACAACTTGGTTATTTAGTCTAAATTTGGCTCCTCTTTTGCGCCTTCAAATATTTAATTGCGGCTAATTCATAAGATTAATAATGCAGTAATCAATGGCTGGCGATGTATTAAAGCAAGGATATAGTAGCTACGTTAACGTCATAAGGAAGCGTCGCTTTCCCGTGTTTGGAGTTCTTTACTCATTGGAAGGGCGAAATCAGAAAAGCTAGAGGATTATATTAGTCGCCAAAATTAAAAAGCGGTTTAGTGGATcttataaaatagaaataaactaCTAAAATTGACTTTGAAAATTTAAACGTTCATAAATTTGACCATgaaataaagaaaactaattTGTAATTTTAAATGATTCATTTTATTTATCGAAACTAACCAAACGTAAATTGGAGATGGATGACAATAGTGATTTAGCTCGTGTCACGTTACTGAATACATGTGTCATCTCTGACGtggatatttaaatttaaaattaaatcaaaattaatgaaaatGGTGATTTAAGCGCAGACTTTGAATGTGACTCTTCATTTCGAGCTATTTATCTCATAAAATCTTTATCCTAGCAGAATCCTCTGTAACTTGATTACTATTAAAATTGTAATGAGAAGAGAGTAATGTTTTTGGGTAATATTAGCATTCTCGTGGTGCTCAATCTATTAGAACATGTGAAGGACTGTCAAAGAAAGGAGATTCACTCTTCAGCGCTAAAACGACGACACATCCACAAGTAAGTTCGTGAATGGTTCTAGTTTTTTAATTTGTGAAgttacaaaaatttaattttttttttcttatgttaACATTTGGATAACACTGAAATGCTTGTCGAGGGAAAAAAAGGTAGAAAGATTCACGAACATACCcgtatttagttttaaaaatatttttattaattttttttaccaaagataggagactcgaacccgcaacctcttaattgagtatggggagactatgccatttgagttattactcattggctttaaaatttggaaaaataggagactcgaaaccgcaacctcttaattgagtatggagagtctAGGCACAGGATTCAGTGGTCCAGGAACCTTTGGACCACTTAGTGGTCCaagtaaaaaatatgtttttggagtttttttatCAATTACTACGTAGTCcttgaactaattttaattacaaattaaccccatatattttatttaattataaaaataattttttattttataaattattattttatcaattatctattatatttattaacaatcaaatacaaaaataacaacCAATTATATCCTCCATTCATCCTAGTAATtccaattgattaaaaaattaactttgatCTCGTTACGTTCATTCATGGCTTCCAAATCGTGTTTtcttgaaattcaatcgattggtttacactatatcacaaaacaatcgattgaaagttgTAAGGTAGAATGGTAAAAAGTTTAaaccaatcgattgtttatactttccaatcgaatgaatgcctcaaaacaatcgattgttgttgttactcaatcgattgaattcacgAAAACAATATGGATTTGCCAAATACAATCGATTGGAAAGTGATGACATTGAAGTTTtagccaaattcaatcgattggtaatgtaatccaatcgattggaaGGCGATGAAGTTGAATGTTTTGCCAATgtcaatcgattggtaatggtACCCATCTACTCAATCAATTGTTTTTTATCATACCAATAAGCTATTGAACCAACTTGGTTAAACTTGGTTACCAAAATAATTTCGTCATGTAGTACCACGGATTTAATTAATACTAGTAGAAATACATTTCCTTCGTCCAAACTAGACCAAACTACAGGATCAATGATTTAAGTTAAGTGATAAAAATTGTTTTTATGTTAATACATTGATATTGGTGCAAGAAGATAATAAGATCCTGATCAtggtgattgaaaaaaaaaaattggattaatGAGGATTTGTACAACCTATTTGTGATTTATGaaagtagaatagaataaattgtgcAAAATCCTACAGAATTCTGAAAAATGAGAACATTACCAATTGATTGATTAGATTATGGGGttgatttgtaattaaaattagttcaaaGACTACGTAGCAATTGataaaaaaactccaaaaacatgttttctacttGGACCACTAAGTGGTCCAAAAGTTCCTGGACCACCGAATCCTGAGCcgagagtctatgccatttgagttattactcattggccatttaaaatttggaaagataggagactcaaacccgcaacctcttaattgagtatggaaagtttatgccatttgagctattactcattggcttttTTTGGAAAGATAGGAAACTCAAATCCACAACCTCTTAATTTAGTATGAGAagtctatgtcatttgagctattactcattggcttttgaaaagataggagactcgaacccgcaacttcttaattgagtatggaaagtttatgccatttgagctattagttattggcttttattaatttattatataaaatttataaatttacatatattaattttatattagagTTGATCCAATTTACTTCGGAGCAATTTAGGGTTGGGTCAAAGCCTAATTAAACCTGGCTTGGCTCATCCCATGTACACTCCTATCCAAAATGGTTAAAATAAAGCATTATTTACGTGGTTTGTACTAATAGGCCGAGTGAACACAAAGGAAAGGTTAAGTCGGCTTGGTGTTATTACTCAGGAAGATAATATTTGTGTGCTCTGCAATAATGAGGTGGAACATGTACATCATTTGTTTCTAGGCTGTACTTTTGCTTGGCAGGTGTGGAGTGCTTGGACATCAGCTTTTGGTCGACAATGGTGTTATCCGGGTTCAATGAAAGAGCATTTTTTAAGCTGGACAGAGGAATCGAGGAGTAAGGAGAGCCAAAAACAGCGATTAAGATGCTTCTGTT is a genomic window of Arachis ipaensis cultivar K30076 chromosome B06, Araip1.1, whole genome shotgun sequence containing:
- the LOC107645717 gene encoding jasmonic acid-amido synthetase JAR1, with translation MLEKVEEFNMEKVIQEFETLTKDAGRVQRETLKRILEDNASAEYLQNLGLNGRTDPESFKACVPLVTHKELEPYIHRIIDGDTSSILTGKPITTMSLSSGTTQGKPKYLPWNDELFETTMQIYQTSFAYRNREFPIKNGKALSFIYSSKQFKTKGGVAAGTATTNVFRNSRYKREMKALQSQCCSPDEVIFGPDFFQSLYCHLLCGLIFHEEVQLVSSVFAHSIVHAFRTFEQVWEELCTDIKQGVLSSRITVPSIRAVMSKLLKPNPELANLIHAKCVGLSNWYGLIPELFPNAKYVYGIMTGSMEPYLKKMRHYAGELPLLTADYGSSEGWIAANVNPRLAPEFATYAVLPQIGYFEFIPLTQLENNDASSSFLSIDLNPVGLTEVKVGEEYEIVITNPAGLYRYRLGDVVKVMGFHNSSPELKFVRRSSLLLTINIDKNTEADLQLAVEAAGKVLAEEKLEVVDFTSHVDLSKEPGHYVIFWEINGEASEQVLGECCNCLDRSFVDAGYTSSRKVNCIGPLELRLVRRGTFQKILEHYLGLGATVSQYKTPRCVGPTNPTVLQILTDNVVKTYLSTAFN